The genomic window TAGATTGTTTCGTAATGACCGGCATGAATTGATAAACACTATACCCAATGCCTCCAAAAAACAGACTGTATATAAATAAAATAGCTAGTACTCTAGGCATTCCAAATGCATGTATTTTCTCAACAATTGGATGAAGCAAGTACGTTACAAAGGCTCCAATTGCGAATGGCGTAAGAACAAATAAAAACACACGTACAACAGGAAGCCATATTGGCATTAGCTTCATAAACATGAACAACGCTAAAAAAATGAGTAACAACATGACTATTCGCTTTATCCAAATCATTTGCGTATCTGTCATATAGTCCTCCTATTAAAACAGCGTAATAGCCTGTTTAACGACGTAAAACGCTAGTCGCAACTAGCGACGTCCAATCGTACTAACAGTACTAGACCATTATTCCTTTCAGAAACAGTCCGTTAAGCAAAAAAACACGAAAGGTGAATTTTATTATTTTTCGCATGATTACAAATAAAGCCCCACCAGCTGTGGGGCTTCAAATCGCATTTTGCTATTTAACGAAAGGCTTTTGTTAGCTGTTTTGTCATATTTTTAACCATACGTGAATCTCCCATATTTCCCATTGTGTTGTTGCGTTGAGCATAGCGATATGCTGCGGCTCCTACACCAATTGCCAAAAGAGTCGTCATAGTTCTATTCAAGATAGATCATCCTTTGCTGTTAAATTTTACATGCTGACTCGTAGATCATCGTCATTAAACAAATCATCAAGAGAACTTAATGTTCCATCTTCTTCTACTTGATGCGTGTGAATAACGCCTTTTGAAATGGATAGCTCAATAAAACAATTCCAACAATAATATTGATTAACTCCAATTTTTCCAATATCTTTACTTTTGCAATTTGGGCAATTCATAGGGGCACCTCACTCGTTCAAACATTTTATTAGTATTGCGTCATCACTGACAGCAATAGGTTGGTTTGTGCGAATAATCTTTCTACCTTCTGTTATATCCGCAAAAAAACCGTCCGTTGCTTCATACCCTATGATTTTGCCCAGTTCTTCCATTAAATATACATCGTGAATTGTACCGAGTGAACTACCACTTGAGGATAGCAACTCTTTTCCTTGTACTCCACGATGAGTTGCAAAAAAAATTGGCTTTGTCGTTAATTCTTTAATGTGTTGGAATCTTGAGCCCTCTTTAATCATAACCGCATCTTTACCGACATGCTGTACATCATGAATTGAGAGAAAAAGATGTCTTATTGTAAATTGAACGAGGATGCCCAGTATAGTACCATTTTCTGCAAAGCAAAGATCCTGTATTGTGCCATATTTCTTTCCAGTTTGTTCACTAATGACAGGTAAGCCTTTTATATCTCGAAATGTTCGCAAAAAGATGCCCACCTTTCCGGAACATTTTTAGCTTTTGTTATCTTCCATGAAATCATAAGGTGAAATGTCTGCCATATCATCTTCACAAGGTAATTCTGGTAGTACATCTTTAATATCATGACTATTAGGTTTAGGAATTTGTTCTAATTTCGCCTCTTGTTTGTGATTATTTAAAGTAATTTTTAGCTTTTCAGACAGGGTCGTTTGGCGTTTAGTATCATCCTCGAATTCAATACCACGGCGAAAAGCTTCTTCCTCACCACATAGGATTAAAAACTTCTTACTTCGTGTGATTGCTGTATATATTAAGTTTCTTCTTAACATTCGAAAGTAACTTTTCACAATAGGCAATATGACAATAGGAAACTCGCTACCTTGTGCTTTATGCACAGAGCAACAGTATGCTAACGTAATTTGCCCTAAATCCTGCTTTTCATATTGCACTTCATTTCCATCATAAGAAATGATAACAAGATCTTTCTTTTCTTGATTTTCTTTTGCATAGAAAATTGAAACAATCTCTCCAATATCCCCATTAAAAACATTTTCTTCCGGTAAATTAACTAATTGTAATACTTTATCACCTGTGCGAAATACCTTTTCACCGAAATTAATTTCGCGCTTTGTTTCTGTCTTACCGTTAAACAATTCTTGAAGAGCTTCGTTGATTGCATCTATACCAGCAGCGCCGCGATACATTGGAGCAAGAACTTGAATATCCTTGGCTGTGAACCCTTTTTGCTTAGCATTTTGAGCAACTTTACGCACTACGTCTAAAACTTGGGAGGTAGAACAATTAATAAATGATCGATCTTGCTTTTGCTCTCGTAAGTTTCTCGGGACTTTACCATTTTTAATATCATGAGCCAAATCAATTATTGATGACCCTTCAGCCTGACGATATATATCAGTTAGGCGAACTGTCGGTACCACCTTTGCTTCTAGCAAATCTTTAAGCACTTGACCTGGTCCAACTGATGGCAACTGGTCTTCATCTCCAACAAACACCACTTGAATTTGTTCCGGGAGAGCTTTCATTAGCTGATTCGCAAGCCAAATATCTACCATTGAGAATTCATCAACGATTAACAATTTACCGTTTAATAATTGGTCCTCATTATATGTAAATCCATCTACACCATTCCATCCCAATAATCGATGAATCGTGTGCGCAGGTAACCCTGTGGATTCTGACATTCGTTTTGCTGCTCGTCCAGTCGGAGCAACAAGTAATATTGGAAAGCCTTCTTCCTTCTTGTAGTCCTTGTGGTTTAGCGACAACCCATGGAGTTCTGCATATAGTTCCACAATTCCTTTAATTACTGTCGTTTTACCCGTTCCAGGTCCGCCTGTTAAAATGAGCATCGGAGACATAAGCGCTGTTTCTATGGCCTCTTTTTGTGAGGGAGCGTATTGCACATTTAACCGTTCTTCAAGACTGCCAAGTGCTAACAGAAATTCTGATTCTGGGAATGCATCTTGAAAGTCTGTTTGATCCAGAACACGTTTTATATTTGAGACAAATCCTTTTTCAGAATAGTATAAAGATGGTAAATATACCTTTTGATCCTCAATAACAAGTTTACCTTCTTCATGTAAGTGTATCATTTCCCGAGAAATATCTTTAAATTCAATGGACTCACTATTATTTTTACATAACAAATCATATATATTACTTAAGGCATTCTCAATCAATATATATACATGTCCTTCTTGCATAGATGCATTTTCAATAATATATAAACATCCTGCTTTAATTCGGTCGGGGTGATTTCCGCTAATCCCCAGTTGGTGACCGAGTTCATCCGCTCTTGAGAAGCCTATACCATCGACATCCTCCACAAGTTGATAAGGATTATCTTGAATTATTTGTAGCGTTTGATCTTTATAAGCTTGATAAATCTTCATAGATAGCTGTGGACCGAACCCATATTTCGCTAAATGAATCATTATTTGCTCTAAACCCTCATGCTCAGATAAGGTAGTATACAATTTATTCGCTCTATCCCGAGAGAGGTTAGGAACTTGTTTAAGCACTTCTTTGTCCTCTAGAATTTTCGATATCGCGTTATCACCTAAAGTTTTCACGATAGATTGTGCTGTTTTTTTGCCAATTCCCTCAAATAAATCACTTGATAAATACTGTACTAAGCCTTCTTTTGTTTGTGGTTTTTCCTTCCGGAAATTTGCAGCCTGAAATTGCAATCCAAAACGAGGATGATCCTTTAAATCACCCGCAAATATGTACACTTCTCCATCATGCAATCGTGGGAAATACCCATTTATAACTATGTCTTTTTCTTTGTATGTTGTATTGGTATCGTCAATTTGTATACGAACAACAGAAAATAAATTTTCCTCATTATGAAATATAGTTGCTATTAAACTTCCTTTTACATATGGTCTATCAGCTTCTGTGAAATGGAGTACACCTTGTTCTTCCATTCTATGCACCGCCTACTCAGATTCGCTAGAAATAATTGCTAAGCCTTGTAGAGCTAAATGGTGTTCTGGCTGGATGTCTAAAACTTTTTCAAACAAAGCTTTTGCCTTATCTAAATTACCCTTTAACAAACTTGCAACACCCAAGTTATAGTAAGCATCCTCATGATCTTGCTGTAACTCAATTGTTTTTGTCCATTGCTCCTCTGCTAAATCGTACTGTTCTAAAGCTGCTAAGCAAAGACCATATTGGAAAATTGCTTCTACATCTGATTCATTTAATTCTACAGCTCTCTGTAAATATGGTAGTGCCAGTTTATGATGTTCAAGGGCCATTAAAGTAATTCCTAACATAAAAAATACTTCTTGGCTGTCCATCCCCGCTCGCATGGCAGACTGAAAATAATCACTTGCTTCCTTAAGTTGTCCTTGCTCATATTTTACTGTTCCAGCACCGTAATACGCTGCTGCATTTTCAGCATCGAGTTCAATCGCTTTATCAAAAAAGTTAATTGCTCTATCGTAATCTTGTAAATAACTCAATAAATTTCCAAAGTTCACATAAGGAAGTGAGTCCGTTGGTGATTCTTCTATAGCTTCTGAGAAGTATTTAGCTGCTTCTTCCCATTTCCCTGCCTTCATAGCTTCTATTCCTAACTCATTTTTGTTCATTTATATATGACCCCTTTCAATCTTTGATGTTAACAGAAAAGCCC from Bacillus sp. HMF5848 includes these protein-coding regions:
- a CDS encoding tetratricopeptide repeat protein, with the protein product MNKNELGIEAMKAGKWEEAAKYFSEAIEESPTDSLPYVNFGNLLSYLQDYDRAINFFDKAIELDAENAAAYYGAGTVKYEQGQLKEASDYFQSAMRAGMDSQEVFFMLGITLMALEHHKLALPYLQRAVELNESDVEAIFQYGLCLAALEQYDLAEEQWTKTIELQQDHEDAYYNLGVASLLKGNLDKAKALFEKVLDIQPEHHLALQGLAIISSESE
- a CDS encoding ATP-dependent RecD-like DNA helicase → MEEQGVLHFTEADRPYVKGSLIATIFHNEENLFSVVRIQIDDTNTTYKEKDIVINGYFPRLHDGEVYIFAGDLKDHPRFGLQFQAANFRKEKPQTKEGLVQYLSSDLFEGIGKKTAQSIVKTLGDNAISKILEDKEVLKQVPNLSRDRANKLYTTLSEHEGLEQIMIHLAKYGFGPQLSMKIYQAYKDQTLQIIQDNPYQLVEDVDGIGFSRADELGHQLGISGNHPDRIKAGCLYIIENASMQEGHVYILIENALSNIYDLLCKNNSESIEFKDISREMIHLHEEGKLVIEDQKVYLPSLYYSEKGFVSNIKRVLDQTDFQDAFPESEFLLALGSLEERLNVQYAPSQKEAIETALMSPMLILTGGPGTGKTTVIKGIVELYAELHGLSLNHKDYKKEEGFPILLVAPTGRAAKRMSESTGLPAHTIHRLLGWNGVDGFTYNEDQLLNGKLLIVDEFSMVDIWLANQLMKALPEQIQVVFVGDEDQLPSVGPGQVLKDLLEAKVVPTVRLTDIYRQAEGSSIIDLAHDIKNGKVPRNLREQKQDRSFINCSTSQVLDVVRKVAQNAKQKGFTAKDIQVLAPMYRGAAGIDAINEALQELFNGKTETKREINFGEKVFRTGDKVLQLVNLPEENVFNGDIGEIVSIFYAKENQEKKDLVIISYDGNEVQYEKQDLGQITLAYCCSVHKAQGSEFPIVILPIVKSYFRMLRRNLIYTAITRSKKFLILCGEEEAFRRGIEFEDDTKRQTTLSEKLKITLNNHKQEAKLEQIPKPNSHDIKDVLPELPCEDDMADISPYDFMEDNKS
- a CDS encoding YrzQ family protein; the encoded protein is MNRTMTTLLAIGVGAAAYRYAQRNNTMGNMGDSRMVKNMTKQLTKAFR
- a CDS encoding PRC-barrel domain-containing protein yields the protein MRTFRDIKGLPVISEQTGKKYGTIQDLCFAENGTILGILVQFTIRHLFLSIHDVQHVGKDAVMIKEGSRFQHIKELTTKPIFFATHRGVQGKELLSSSGSSLGTIHDVYLMEELGKIIGYEATDGFFADITEGRKIIRTNQPIAVSDDAILIKCLNE